In Caproicibacterium amylolyticum, a genomic segment contains:
- a CDS encoding P-loop ATPase, Sll1717 family encodes MNKNFSEITIPFEEAENYFKPSNKEKLNTFFYKDKNYEKIIQDTTYYILGDKGSGKTTYAAYFCNGFRDGIKSSRYVLSVDDYGKIITMKKEKQLNYTSYTTMWKAILLIKLISTITDGEVNSIFSKSNVLSSIKKVLNDFDYNKLTIDSFSPVKIIDNSNFISSFINQIKIKSSGVQDSAKFSYNYSKSHESKHSLMVFEDLWTKFINNIAGSIKNLKLKNHHYLFVDGIDVRPDEIPYNDYKKCVSSLVRAVYDVNSEILSQLKDSKKGRLQIILLSRLDIFLTAGLSNPGSKVTDNCAFLDWSVTNENEYKQSDIYALVNQIISQGSIDSIEPWPLYFNFKIMRGNNSFDPFIYFLRLTNARPRDFVRIFSILSDMCNKSNKENPSASQIESDKFQNMFSTYFTDAIRTALGFYYDKEQIKLLFDFVKTLHHVKFSYKQFKGAYNNFVRKDELKNTYGESDKVIELLFNENIVSIFDPKGYYRCKYREISISNYDYGLETENLTPNTTFLLRWAFEKEFDAYLK; translated from the coding sequence ATGAATAAAAATTTTTCTGAAATAACAATTCCATTCGAAGAAGCTGAAAATTATTTTAAACCTAGCAATAAAGAAAAATTAAACACTTTCTTTTATAAAGATAAAAACTATGAGAAAATCATTCAAGATACTACTTACTATATATTAGGTGATAAAGGCTCTGGAAAAACAACATATGCAGCGTATTTTTGCAATGGATTTCGTGATGGGATAAAATCAAGTAGATATGTACTATCGGTTGATGACTACGGAAAAATCATTACTATGAAAAAAGAAAAGCAACTAAATTATACTTCTTATACAACTATGTGGAAAGCAATTTTACTAATTAAACTTATATCCACAATTACAGATGGTGAAGTGAATTCAATTTTTAGTAAAAGTAATGTATTATCTTCTATTAAAAAAGTTCTTAATGATTTCGACTATAACAAGCTGACTATTGATAGTTTTTCCCCAGTCAAAATAATTGACAATTCAAACTTTATCAGTTCATTTATTAACCAAATAAAAATTAAATCTTCTGGTGTACAGGACTCTGCTAAATTTTCATATAATTATAGCAAATCACACGAAAGCAAACATTCACTAATGGTATTTGAAGATTTATGGACAAAGTTCATAAACAACATAGCGGGAAGTATTAAAAATCTTAAGCTTAAAAACCATCATTACCTTTTTGTGGATGGCATTGATGTCCGTCCAGATGAAATACCATACAACGATTACAAAAAATGTGTTTCTTCTTTAGTCAGAGCTGTTTATGATGTGAATTCTGAAATACTGTCACAGCTCAAAGATTCTAAAAAAGGGCGTTTGCAAATAATATTACTATCTCGACTAGATATTTTTCTCACAGCAGGCTTAAGCAATCCCGGCAGTAAAGTAACCGATAATTGTGCCTTCCTCGATTGGAGTGTAACAAACGAGAACGAATATAAGCAATCCGATATATATGCGTTAGTAAATCAGATTATATCACAGGGAAGCATTGATTCCATAGAACCGTGGCCCCTATATTTTAATTTTAAAATTATGCGAGGTAATAATTCATTCGATCCATTTATTTACTTCTTAAGACTTACAAATGCTAGGCCAAGAGATTTTGTGCGAATATTCTCTATTCTTAGTGATATGTGCAACAAATCGAATAAAGAAAATCCATCAGCTTCCCAAATTGAATCAGACAAGTTTCAAAACATGTTTTCAACTTATTTTACAGATGCAATACGCACCGCTTTAGGTTTTTACTATGACAAAGAACAAATTAAACTTCTTTTTGACTTTGTTAAAACTTTACATCATGTAAAATTCTCATATAAGCAATTTAAAGGAGCTTATAATAATTTCGTTAGGAAAGATGAACTAAAAAACACTTACGGTGAATCAGATAAAGTAATTGAATTGTTGTTCAACGAGAATATTGTAAGCATTTTTGATCCTAAAGGGTATTACCGTTGCAAATATAGGGAGATTTCTATATCAAATTATGATTATGGATTAGAAACTGAAAATTTGACTCCTAATACCACTTTCTTACTTAGGTGGGCTTTTGAGAAAGAATTTGATGCGTACTTAAAATAA